Proteins encoded in a region of the Oncorhynchus keta strain PuntledgeMale-10-30-2019 chromosome 3, Oket_V2, whole genome shotgun sequence genome:
- the coasy gene encoding bifunctional coenzyme A synthase isoform X1, translating to MSMFSTGILVLTSPLHTLPLRIAPVLSSAAQVVERTLYVHLHPGLNLGAGGGQPRPVFIQPVVDLSSLITGLYSNAANVCGHLDVRVLLTNVRAQPNNASSPETGGTGVACNPFPSPQPLSHSPEVVLTDYALQDPGQSPLVAQCLQRYTCHCYVCTPGLASVLLHPQLQKLEEEVEEGQKDDWDSRSERMETYSEVVVGGTFDRLHGAHKTLLNISCLLANKRFLIGVCDQELLKKKVLKELIEPYALRVQRLQEFLQDVKPSLQYEIVPLSDPFGPSVIDAQLQCIVVSEETRRGGEAVNKKRLENGLPGLVLHEIQLLKDAHHTEMEEEKISSSSLRSRLLGTLLTDPKQNKSHLPPVPYVIGLTGGSGSGKSSIAQQLEALGAVRIDSDQLGHETYRPGEVAYNRVLEEFGSGADLINEDKTINRRALGRKVFGNKERLKALTDIVWPEMALLVKERIRQAREEGKQVCVVDAAVLLEAGWTDIVHEVWVAVIPEEEAVSRITVRDGVSQEDAVRRLQSQWPNTQQVEQANVVLCTLWEPEITQKQVRKAWDLLQKRIQQSREGAKPPS from the exons ATGTCCATGTTCAGCACGGGCATCCTGGTgctcacctctcccctccacacCCTCCCTCTGCGCATTGCCCCTGTACTCAGCTCGGCTGCCCAGGTGGTGGAGCGCACCCTCTACGTCCATCTCCATCCAGGCCTGAACCTGGGTGCAGGTGGGGGCCAGCCCAGGCCTGTCTTCATCCAGCCCGTGGTGGATCTGTCCAGCCTTATCACCGGGCTCTACAGCAATGCTGCCAATGTGTGCGGCCACCTGGACGTACGAGTGCTCCTCACCAACGTCCGCGCCCAGCCCAACAACGCCTCCAGCCCAGAGACAGGTGGGACAGGGGTAGCATGTAACCCCTTCCCTTCCCCACagcccctctcccactcccccgAGGTGGTGCTAACAGACTACGCCCTGCAGGACCCGGGCCAGTCTCCGCTGGTGGCCCAGTGTCTGCAGAGGTACACGTGCCACTGTTACGTCTGCACGCCCGGCTTGGCCTCGGTGCTACTCCACCCGCAGCTGCAGAAGctggaggaagaggtagaggagggtcAAAAGGACGACTGGGATAGTAGGTCGGAGCGCATGGAGACTTACAGTGAGGTGGTGGTAGGGGGAACGTTCGATCGCCTCCACGGGGCGCACAAGACGCTGCTGAACATCTCTTGCCTCTTGGCGAACAAGCGGTTCCTTATTGGGGTGTGTGACCAAGAACTTCTAAAAA AGAAGGTGCTAAAGGAGCTAATTGAGCCATATGCTCTGCGGGTGCAGCGGCTCCAAGAGTTCCTGCAGGACGTCAAGCCCTCGCTGCAGTACGAGATCGTGCCCCTTTCGGACCCCTTTGGACCCTCCGTTATTGATGCCCAGCTGCAATGCATTGTGGTCAGCGAGGAGACCCGCAGGGGAGGCGAGGCTGTGAACAAGAAGCGCCTCGAAAAT GGTCTTCCAGGACTGGTGCTGCACGAGATCCAGCTGCTGAAGGATGCCCACCACACtgaaatggaggaggagaagatcaGCTCCTCCAGCCTCCGCTCACGCCTCCTGGGGACCCTCCTCACAGACCCAAAA CAGAACAAGTCCCATCTCCCCCCGGTGCCCTACGTGATTGGCCTGACCGGGGGCAGTGGCAGCGGGAAGAGCTCCATTGCCCAGCAGTTGGAGGCCCTGGGTGCGGTCCGCATCGACAGCGACCAGCTGGGCCACGAGACCTACCGGCCGGGGGAGGTTGCCTACAACAGGGTGCTGGAGGAGTTTGGATCAGGTGCGG ATCTTATTAATGAGGACAAAACTATCAACAGACGCGCTCTAGGCAGGAAAGTTTTTGGAAACAAG GAGAGGTTGAAAGCCCTCACCGACATTGTGTGGCCGGAGATGGCTCTACTCGTCAAGGAAAGGATCCGACAGGCCCGAGAGGAAG GGAAACAGGTGTGTGTGGTGGACGCGGCTGTGCTGCTGGAGGCCGGCTGGACGGACATCGTGCACGAGGTCTGGGTCGCCGTCATTCCTGAGGAAGAG GCGGTGTCTCGGATCACGGTGAGGGACGGTGTCAGCCAAGAGGATGCTGTGCGCCGGCTGCAGAGCCAGTGGCCCAACACGCAGCAGGTGGAGCAGGCCAACGTGGTGCTCTGCACTCTGTGGGAGCCCGAGATCACCCAGAAACAG GTACGGAAGGCCTGGGATCTTCTTCAGAAGCGGATCCAACAGAGTCGGGAAGGAGCCAAGCCACCGTCCTGA
- the coasy gene encoding bifunctional coenzyme A synthase isoform X2 — MSMFSTGILVLTSPLHTLPLRIAPVLSSAAQVVERTLYVHLHPGLNLGAGGGQPRPVFIQPVVDLSSLITGLYSNAANVCGHLDVRVLLTNVRAQPNNASSPETGGTGVACNPFPSPQPLSHSPEVVLTDYALQDPGQSPLVAQCLQRYTCHCYVCTPGLASVLLHPQLQKLEEEVEEGQKDDWDSRSERMETYSEVVVGGTFDRLHGAHKTLLNISCLLANKRFLIGVCDQELLKKKVLKELIEPYALRVQRLQEFLQDVKPSLQYEIVPLSDPFGPSVIDAQLQCIVVSEETRRGGEAVNKKRLENGLPGLVLHEIQLLKDAHHTEMEEEKISSSSLRSRLLGTLLTDPKNKSHLPPVPYVIGLTGGSGSGKSSIAQQLEALGAVRIDSDQLGHETYRPGEVAYNRVLEEFGSGADLINEDKTINRRALGRKVFGNKERLKALTDIVWPEMALLVKERIRQAREEGKQVCVVDAAVLLEAGWTDIVHEVWVAVIPEEEAVSRITVRDGVSQEDAVRRLQSQWPNTQQVEQANVVLCTLWEPEITQKQVRKAWDLLQKRIQQSREGAKPPS, encoded by the exons ATGTCCATGTTCAGCACGGGCATCCTGGTgctcacctctcccctccacacCCTCCCTCTGCGCATTGCCCCTGTACTCAGCTCGGCTGCCCAGGTGGTGGAGCGCACCCTCTACGTCCATCTCCATCCAGGCCTGAACCTGGGTGCAGGTGGGGGCCAGCCCAGGCCTGTCTTCATCCAGCCCGTGGTGGATCTGTCCAGCCTTATCACCGGGCTCTACAGCAATGCTGCCAATGTGTGCGGCCACCTGGACGTACGAGTGCTCCTCACCAACGTCCGCGCCCAGCCCAACAACGCCTCCAGCCCAGAGACAGGTGGGACAGGGGTAGCATGTAACCCCTTCCCTTCCCCACagcccctctcccactcccccgAGGTGGTGCTAACAGACTACGCCCTGCAGGACCCGGGCCAGTCTCCGCTGGTGGCCCAGTGTCTGCAGAGGTACACGTGCCACTGTTACGTCTGCACGCCCGGCTTGGCCTCGGTGCTACTCCACCCGCAGCTGCAGAAGctggaggaagaggtagaggagggtcAAAAGGACGACTGGGATAGTAGGTCGGAGCGCATGGAGACTTACAGTGAGGTGGTGGTAGGGGGAACGTTCGATCGCCTCCACGGGGCGCACAAGACGCTGCTGAACATCTCTTGCCTCTTGGCGAACAAGCGGTTCCTTATTGGGGTGTGTGACCAAGAACTTCTAAAAA AGAAGGTGCTAAAGGAGCTAATTGAGCCATATGCTCTGCGGGTGCAGCGGCTCCAAGAGTTCCTGCAGGACGTCAAGCCCTCGCTGCAGTACGAGATCGTGCCCCTTTCGGACCCCTTTGGACCCTCCGTTATTGATGCCCAGCTGCAATGCATTGTGGTCAGCGAGGAGACCCGCAGGGGAGGCGAGGCTGTGAACAAGAAGCGCCTCGAAAAT GGTCTTCCAGGACTGGTGCTGCACGAGATCCAGCTGCTGAAGGATGCCCACCACACtgaaatggaggaggagaagatcaGCTCCTCCAGCCTCCGCTCACGCCTCCTGGGGACCCTCCTCACAGACCCAAAA AACAAGTCCCATCTCCCCCCGGTGCCCTACGTGATTGGCCTGACCGGGGGCAGTGGCAGCGGGAAGAGCTCCATTGCCCAGCAGTTGGAGGCCCTGGGTGCGGTCCGCATCGACAGCGACCAGCTGGGCCACGAGACCTACCGGCCGGGGGAGGTTGCCTACAACAGGGTGCTGGAGGAGTTTGGATCAGGTGCGG ATCTTATTAATGAGGACAAAACTATCAACAGACGCGCTCTAGGCAGGAAAGTTTTTGGAAACAAG GAGAGGTTGAAAGCCCTCACCGACATTGTGTGGCCGGAGATGGCTCTACTCGTCAAGGAAAGGATCCGACAGGCCCGAGAGGAAG GGAAACAGGTGTGTGTGGTGGACGCGGCTGTGCTGCTGGAGGCCGGCTGGACGGACATCGTGCACGAGGTCTGGGTCGCCGTCATTCCTGAGGAAGAG GCGGTGTCTCGGATCACGGTGAGGGACGGTGTCAGCCAAGAGGATGCTGTGCGCCGGCTGCAGAGCCAGTGGCCCAACACGCAGCAGGTGGAGCAGGCCAACGTGGTGCTCTGCACTCTGTGGGAGCCCGAGATCACCCAGAAACAG GTACGGAAGGCCTGGGATCTTCTTCAGAAGCGGATCCAACAGAGTCGGGAAGGAGCCAAGCCACCGTCCTGA
- the coasy gene encoding bifunctional coenzyme A synthase isoform X3, translating into MSMFSTGILVLTSPLHTLPLRIAPVLSSAAQVVERTLYVHLHPGLNLGAGGGQPRPVFIQPVVDLSSLITGLYSNAANVCGHLDVRVLLTNVRAQPNNASSPETGGTGVACNPFPSPQPLSHSPEVVLTDYALQDPGQSPLVAQCLQRYTCHCYVCTPGLASVLLHPQLQKLEEEVEEGQKDDWDSRSERMETYSEVVVGGTFDRLHGAHKTLLNISCLLANKRFLIGVCDQELLKKKVLKELIEPYALRVQRLQEFLQDVKPSLQYEIVPLSDPFGPSVIDAQLQCIVVSEETRRGGEAVNKKRLENGLPGLVLHEIQLLKDAHHTEMEEEKISSSSLRSRLLGTLLTDPKQNKSHLPPVPYVIGLTGGSGSGKSSIAQQLEALGAVRIDSDQLGHETYRPGEVAYNRVLEEFGSDLINEDKTINRRALGRKVFGNKERLKALTDIVWPEMALLVKERIRQAREEGKQVCVVDAAVLLEAGWTDIVHEVWVAVIPEEEAVSRITVRDGVSQEDAVRRLQSQWPNTQQVEQANVVLCTLWEPEITQKQVRKAWDLLQKRIQQSREGAKPPS; encoded by the exons ATGTCCATGTTCAGCACGGGCATCCTGGTgctcacctctcccctccacacCCTCCCTCTGCGCATTGCCCCTGTACTCAGCTCGGCTGCCCAGGTGGTGGAGCGCACCCTCTACGTCCATCTCCATCCAGGCCTGAACCTGGGTGCAGGTGGGGGCCAGCCCAGGCCTGTCTTCATCCAGCCCGTGGTGGATCTGTCCAGCCTTATCACCGGGCTCTACAGCAATGCTGCCAATGTGTGCGGCCACCTGGACGTACGAGTGCTCCTCACCAACGTCCGCGCCCAGCCCAACAACGCCTCCAGCCCAGAGACAGGTGGGACAGGGGTAGCATGTAACCCCTTCCCTTCCCCACagcccctctcccactcccccgAGGTGGTGCTAACAGACTACGCCCTGCAGGACCCGGGCCAGTCTCCGCTGGTGGCCCAGTGTCTGCAGAGGTACACGTGCCACTGTTACGTCTGCACGCCCGGCTTGGCCTCGGTGCTACTCCACCCGCAGCTGCAGAAGctggaggaagaggtagaggagggtcAAAAGGACGACTGGGATAGTAGGTCGGAGCGCATGGAGACTTACAGTGAGGTGGTGGTAGGGGGAACGTTCGATCGCCTCCACGGGGCGCACAAGACGCTGCTGAACATCTCTTGCCTCTTGGCGAACAAGCGGTTCCTTATTGGGGTGTGTGACCAAGAACTTCTAAAAA AGAAGGTGCTAAAGGAGCTAATTGAGCCATATGCTCTGCGGGTGCAGCGGCTCCAAGAGTTCCTGCAGGACGTCAAGCCCTCGCTGCAGTACGAGATCGTGCCCCTTTCGGACCCCTTTGGACCCTCCGTTATTGATGCCCAGCTGCAATGCATTGTGGTCAGCGAGGAGACCCGCAGGGGAGGCGAGGCTGTGAACAAGAAGCGCCTCGAAAAT GGTCTTCCAGGACTGGTGCTGCACGAGATCCAGCTGCTGAAGGATGCCCACCACACtgaaatggaggaggagaagatcaGCTCCTCCAGCCTCCGCTCACGCCTCCTGGGGACCCTCCTCACAGACCCAAAA CAGAACAAGTCCCATCTCCCCCCGGTGCCCTACGTGATTGGCCTGACCGGGGGCAGTGGCAGCGGGAAGAGCTCCATTGCCCAGCAGTTGGAGGCCCTGGGTGCGGTCCGCATCGACAGCGACCAGCTGGGCCACGAGACCTACCGGCCGGGGGAGGTTGCCTACAACAGGGTGCTGGAGGAGTTTGGATCAG ATCTTATTAATGAGGACAAAACTATCAACAGACGCGCTCTAGGCAGGAAAGTTTTTGGAAACAAG GAGAGGTTGAAAGCCCTCACCGACATTGTGTGGCCGGAGATGGCTCTACTCGTCAAGGAAAGGATCCGACAGGCCCGAGAGGAAG GGAAACAGGTGTGTGTGGTGGACGCGGCTGTGCTGCTGGAGGCCGGCTGGACGGACATCGTGCACGAGGTCTGGGTCGCCGTCATTCCTGAGGAAGAG GCGGTGTCTCGGATCACGGTGAGGGACGGTGTCAGCCAAGAGGATGCTGTGCGCCGGCTGCAGAGCCAGTGGCCCAACACGCAGCAGGTGGAGCAGGCCAACGTGGTGCTCTGCACTCTGTGGGAGCCCGAGATCACCCAGAAACAG GTACGGAAGGCCTGGGATCTTCTTCAGAAGCGGATCCAACAGAGTCGGGAAGGAGCCAAGCCACCGTCCTGA
- the coasy gene encoding bifunctional coenzyme A synthase isoform X4 — protein MSMFSTGILVLTSPLHTLPLRIAPVLSSAAQVVERTLYVHLHPGLNLGAGGGQPRPVFIQPVVDLSSLITGLYSNAANVCGHLDVRVLLTNVRAQPNNASSPETGGTGVACNPFPSPQPLSHSPEVVLTDYALQDPGQSPLVAQCLQRYTCHCYVCTPGLASVLLHPQLQKLEEEVEEGQKDDWDSRSERMETYSEVVVGGTFDRLHGAHKTLLNISCLLANKRFLIGVCDQELLKKKVLKELIEPYALRVQRLQEFLQDVKPSLQYEIVPLSDPFGPSVIDAQLQCIVVSEETRRGGEAVNKKRLENGLPGLVLHEIQLLKDAHHTEMEEEKISSSSLRSRLLGTLLTDPKNKSHLPPVPYVIGLTGGSGSGKSSIAQQLEALGAVRIDSDQLGHETYRPGEVAYNRVLEEFGSDLINEDKTINRRALGRKVFGNKERLKALTDIVWPEMALLVKERIRQAREEGKQVCVVDAAVLLEAGWTDIVHEVWVAVIPEEEAVSRITVRDGVSQEDAVRRLQSQWPNTQQVEQANVVLCTLWEPEITQKQVRKAWDLLQKRIQQSREGAKPPS, from the exons ATGTCCATGTTCAGCACGGGCATCCTGGTgctcacctctcccctccacacCCTCCCTCTGCGCATTGCCCCTGTACTCAGCTCGGCTGCCCAGGTGGTGGAGCGCACCCTCTACGTCCATCTCCATCCAGGCCTGAACCTGGGTGCAGGTGGGGGCCAGCCCAGGCCTGTCTTCATCCAGCCCGTGGTGGATCTGTCCAGCCTTATCACCGGGCTCTACAGCAATGCTGCCAATGTGTGCGGCCACCTGGACGTACGAGTGCTCCTCACCAACGTCCGCGCCCAGCCCAACAACGCCTCCAGCCCAGAGACAGGTGGGACAGGGGTAGCATGTAACCCCTTCCCTTCCCCACagcccctctcccactcccccgAGGTGGTGCTAACAGACTACGCCCTGCAGGACCCGGGCCAGTCTCCGCTGGTGGCCCAGTGTCTGCAGAGGTACACGTGCCACTGTTACGTCTGCACGCCCGGCTTGGCCTCGGTGCTACTCCACCCGCAGCTGCAGAAGctggaggaagaggtagaggagggtcAAAAGGACGACTGGGATAGTAGGTCGGAGCGCATGGAGACTTACAGTGAGGTGGTGGTAGGGGGAACGTTCGATCGCCTCCACGGGGCGCACAAGACGCTGCTGAACATCTCTTGCCTCTTGGCGAACAAGCGGTTCCTTATTGGGGTGTGTGACCAAGAACTTCTAAAAA AGAAGGTGCTAAAGGAGCTAATTGAGCCATATGCTCTGCGGGTGCAGCGGCTCCAAGAGTTCCTGCAGGACGTCAAGCCCTCGCTGCAGTACGAGATCGTGCCCCTTTCGGACCCCTTTGGACCCTCCGTTATTGATGCCCAGCTGCAATGCATTGTGGTCAGCGAGGAGACCCGCAGGGGAGGCGAGGCTGTGAACAAGAAGCGCCTCGAAAAT GGTCTTCCAGGACTGGTGCTGCACGAGATCCAGCTGCTGAAGGATGCCCACCACACtgaaatggaggaggagaagatcaGCTCCTCCAGCCTCCGCTCACGCCTCCTGGGGACCCTCCTCACAGACCCAAAA AACAAGTCCCATCTCCCCCCGGTGCCCTACGTGATTGGCCTGACCGGGGGCAGTGGCAGCGGGAAGAGCTCCATTGCCCAGCAGTTGGAGGCCCTGGGTGCGGTCCGCATCGACAGCGACCAGCTGGGCCACGAGACCTACCGGCCGGGGGAGGTTGCCTACAACAGGGTGCTGGAGGAGTTTGGATCAG ATCTTATTAATGAGGACAAAACTATCAACAGACGCGCTCTAGGCAGGAAAGTTTTTGGAAACAAG GAGAGGTTGAAAGCCCTCACCGACATTGTGTGGCCGGAGATGGCTCTACTCGTCAAGGAAAGGATCCGACAGGCCCGAGAGGAAG GGAAACAGGTGTGTGTGGTGGACGCGGCTGTGCTGCTGGAGGCCGGCTGGACGGACATCGTGCACGAGGTCTGGGTCGCCGTCATTCCTGAGGAAGAG GCGGTGTCTCGGATCACGGTGAGGGACGGTGTCAGCCAAGAGGATGCTGTGCGCCGGCTGCAGAGCCAGTGGCCCAACACGCAGCAGGTGGAGCAGGCCAACGTGGTGCTCTGCACTCTGTGGGAGCCCGAGATCACCCAGAAACAG GTACGGAAGGCCTGGGATCTTCTTCAGAAGCGGATCCAACAGAGTCGGGAAGGAGCCAAGCCACCGTCCTGA
- the coasy gene encoding bifunctional coenzyme A synthase isoform X5: MSMFSTGILVLTSPLHTLPLRIAPVLSSAAQVVERTLYVHLHPGLNLGAGGGQPRPVFIQPVVDLSSLITGLYSNAANVCGHLDVRVLLTNVRAQPNNASSPETGGTGVACNPFPSPQPLSHSPEVVLTDYALQDPGQSPLVAQCLQRYTCHCYVCTPGLASVLLHPQLQKLEEEVEEGQKDDWDSRSERMETYSEVVVGGTFDRLHGAHKTLLNISCLLANKRFLIGVCDQELLKKKVLKELIEPYALRVQRLQEFLQDVKPSLQYEIVPLSDPFGPSVIDAQLQCIVVSEETRRGGEAVNKKRLENGLPGLVLHEIQLLKDAHHTEMEEEKISSSSLRSRLLGTLLTDPKQNKSHLPPVPYVIGLTGGSGSGKSSIAQQLEALGAVRIDSDQLGHETYRPGEVAYNRVLEEFGSGADLINEDKTINRRALGRKVFGNKAATHNIWKKSRGEVESPHRHCVAGDGSTRQGKDPTGPRGRETGVCGGRGCAAGGRLDGHRARGLGRRHS, from the exons ATGTCCATGTTCAGCACGGGCATCCTGGTgctcacctctcccctccacacCCTCCCTCTGCGCATTGCCCCTGTACTCAGCTCGGCTGCCCAGGTGGTGGAGCGCACCCTCTACGTCCATCTCCATCCAGGCCTGAACCTGGGTGCAGGTGGGGGCCAGCCCAGGCCTGTCTTCATCCAGCCCGTGGTGGATCTGTCCAGCCTTATCACCGGGCTCTACAGCAATGCTGCCAATGTGTGCGGCCACCTGGACGTACGAGTGCTCCTCACCAACGTCCGCGCCCAGCCCAACAACGCCTCCAGCCCAGAGACAGGTGGGACAGGGGTAGCATGTAACCCCTTCCCTTCCCCACagcccctctcccactcccccgAGGTGGTGCTAACAGACTACGCCCTGCAGGACCCGGGCCAGTCTCCGCTGGTGGCCCAGTGTCTGCAGAGGTACACGTGCCACTGTTACGTCTGCACGCCCGGCTTGGCCTCGGTGCTACTCCACCCGCAGCTGCAGAAGctggaggaagaggtagaggagggtcAAAAGGACGACTGGGATAGTAGGTCGGAGCGCATGGAGACTTACAGTGAGGTGGTGGTAGGGGGAACGTTCGATCGCCTCCACGGGGCGCACAAGACGCTGCTGAACATCTCTTGCCTCTTGGCGAACAAGCGGTTCCTTATTGGGGTGTGTGACCAAGAACTTCTAAAAA AGAAGGTGCTAAAGGAGCTAATTGAGCCATATGCTCTGCGGGTGCAGCGGCTCCAAGAGTTCCTGCAGGACGTCAAGCCCTCGCTGCAGTACGAGATCGTGCCCCTTTCGGACCCCTTTGGACCCTCCGTTATTGATGCCCAGCTGCAATGCATTGTGGTCAGCGAGGAGACCCGCAGGGGAGGCGAGGCTGTGAACAAGAAGCGCCTCGAAAAT GGTCTTCCAGGACTGGTGCTGCACGAGATCCAGCTGCTGAAGGATGCCCACCACACtgaaatggaggaggagaagatcaGCTCCTCCAGCCTCCGCTCACGCCTCCTGGGGACCCTCCTCACAGACCCAAAA CAGAACAAGTCCCATCTCCCCCCGGTGCCCTACGTGATTGGCCTGACCGGGGGCAGTGGCAGCGGGAAGAGCTCCATTGCCCAGCAGTTGGAGGCCCTGGGTGCGGTCCGCATCGACAGCGACCAGCTGGGCCACGAGACCTACCGGCCGGGGGAGGTTGCCTACAACAGGGTGCTGGAGGAGTTTGGATCAGGTGCGG ATCTTATTAATGAGGACAAAACTATCAACAGACGCGCTCTAGGCAGGAAAGTTTTTGGAAACAAG gctgcaacacacaacatatggaagaagtcaaggg GAGAGGTTGAAAGCCCTCACCGACATTGTGTGGCCGGAGATGGCTCTACTCGTCAAGGAAAGGATCCGACAGGCCCGAGAGGAAG GGAAACAGGTGTGTGTGGTGGACGCGGCTGTGCTGCTGGAGGCCGGCTGGACGGACATCGTGCACGAGGTCTGGGTCGCCGTCATTCCTGA
- the coasy gene encoding bifunctional coenzyme A synthase isoform X6 — MSMFSTGILVLTSPLHTLPLRIAPVLSSAAQVVERTLYVHLHPGLNLGAGGGQPRPVFIQPVVDLSSLITGLYSNAANVCGHLDVRVLLTNVRAQPNNASSPETGGTGVACNPFPSPQPLSHSPEVVLTDYALQDPGQSPLVAQCLQRYTCHCYVCTPGLASVLLHPQLQKLEEEVEEGQKDDWDSRSERMETYSEVVVGGTFDRLHGAHKTLLNISCLLANKRFLIGVCDQELLKKKVLKELIEPYALRVQRLQEFLQDVKPSLQYEIVPLSDPFGPSVIDAQLQCIVVSEETRRGGEAVNKKRLENGLPGLVLHEIQLLKDAHHTEMEEEKISSSSLRSRLLGTLLTDPKQNKSHLPPVPYVIGLTGGSGSGKSSIAQQLEALGAVRIDSDQLGHETYRPGEVAYNRVLEEFGSDLINEDKTINRRALGRKVFGNKAATHNIWKKSRGEVESPHRHCVAGDGSTRQGKDPTGPRGRETGVCGGRGCAAGGRLDGHRARGLGRRHS, encoded by the exons ATGTCCATGTTCAGCACGGGCATCCTGGTgctcacctctcccctccacacCCTCCCTCTGCGCATTGCCCCTGTACTCAGCTCGGCTGCCCAGGTGGTGGAGCGCACCCTCTACGTCCATCTCCATCCAGGCCTGAACCTGGGTGCAGGTGGGGGCCAGCCCAGGCCTGTCTTCATCCAGCCCGTGGTGGATCTGTCCAGCCTTATCACCGGGCTCTACAGCAATGCTGCCAATGTGTGCGGCCACCTGGACGTACGAGTGCTCCTCACCAACGTCCGCGCCCAGCCCAACAACGCCTCCAGCCCAGAGACAGGTGGGACAGGGGTAGCATGTAACCCCTTCCCTTCCCCACagcccctctcccactcccccgAGGTGGTGCTAACAGACTACGCCCTGCAGGACCCGGGCCAGTCTCCGCTGGTGGCCCAGTGTCTGCAGAGGTACACGTGCCACTGTTACGTCTGCACGCCCGGCTTGGCCTCGGTGCTACTCCACCCGCAGCTGCAGAAGctggaggaagaggtagaggagggtcAAAAGGACGACTGGGATAGTAGGTCGGAGCGCATGGAGACTTACAGTGAGGTGGTGGTAGGGGGAACGTTCGATCGCCTCCACGGGGCGCACAAGACGCTGCTGAACATCTCTTGCCTCTTGGCGAACAAGCGGTTCCTTATTGGGGTGTGTGACCAAGAACTTCTAAAAA AGAAGGTGCTAAAGGAGCTAATTGAGCCATATGCTCTGCGGGTGCAGCGGCTCCAAGAGTTCCTGCAGGACGTCAAGCCCTCGCTGCAGTACGAGATCGTGCCCCTTTCGGACCCCTTTGGACCCTCCGTTATTGATGCCCAGCTGCAATGCATTGTGGTCAGCGAGGAGACCCGCAGGGGAGGCGAGGCTGTGAACAAGAAGCGCCTCGAAAAT GGTCTTCCAGGACTGGTGCTGCACGAGATCCAGCTGCTGAAGGATGCCCACCACACtgaaatggaggaggagaagatcaGCTCCTCCAGCCTCCGCTCACGCCTCCTGGGGACCCTCCTCACAGACCCAAAA CAGAACAAGTCCCATCTCCCCCCGGTGCCCTACGTGATTGGCCTGACCGGGGGCAGTGGCAGCGGGAAGAGCTCCATTGCCCAGCAGTTGGAGGCCCTGGGTGCGGTCCGCATCGACAGCGACCAGCTGGGCCACGAGACCTACCGGCCGGGGGAGGTTGCCTACAACAGGGTGCTGGAGGAGTTTGGATCAG ATCTTATTAATGAGGACAAAACTATCAACAGACGCGCTCTAGGCAGGAAAGTTTTTGGAAACAAG gctgcaacacacaacatatggaagaagtcaaggg GAGAGGTTGAAAGCCCTCACCGACATTGTGTGGCCGGAGATGGCTCTACTCGTCAAGGAAAGGATCCGACAGGCCCGAGAGGAAG GGAAACAGGTGTGTGTGGTGGACGCGGCTGTGCTGCTGGAGGCCGGCTGGACGGACATCGTGCACGAGGTCTGGGTCGCCGTCATTCCTGA